In Flavobacterium sp. WV_118_3, one DNA window encodes the following:
- a CDS encoding gliding motility-associated C-terminal domain-containing protein: MNKIFVIIITAVCGSIPVSGQTVNSGQLKVLPETKFSSVADFKNTNTASLENNGTFFVHANFHNDGIVEYDPTQEGVTRFVGQRQQNISGAVVSKLNHTLFNNHSEQPALLLTGEISIGGNSDFEYGIIKVEENGSFIFEENATHNNADMNSHVEGFVERHGKNEFNFPVGHNGFYNPKAIGVSQRDDIVFRGTYRKENSNSQYPHSQKEENIQFVDTMHYWMLECNHAEIQELPLSLSIDENLLEADPESDGNTEIAIVRWDSEAQHWKSYTTIVDTDQKLATAMIERAGIFALAKIKKSDGDDENSKNSEIIVYNGISGNNDGKNDFFFIDGLEKLTENSLEIYNRWGGKVFDANQYGSHENWFRGYSNVKGTIDKGKKLPSGTYFYVLTYKIANGKIKKKAGYLYIN, from the coding sequence ATGAATAAAATTTTTGTAATAATTATAACGGCTGTCTGTGGAAGTATTCCGGTTTCTGGTCAAACAGTGAATAGCGGACAGTTAAAAGTGTTGCCCGAAACTAAATTTTCCAGTGTTGCCGATTTTAAAAACACCAATACTGCGAGTCTCGAAAATAACGGTACTTTTTTTGTCCATGCCAATTTTCATAACGATGGAATTGTTGAGTACGATCCAACGCAGGAGGGAGTAACCCGTTTTGTCGGACAGCGACAGCAAAATATCTCGGGTGCAGTTGTGAGTAAGTTAAACCATACGCTATTTAATAATCATTCTGAACAACCGGCCCTTTTACTTACTGGTGAAATCAGCATTGGTGGAAATTCGGATTTTGAATACGGAATTATAAAAGTGGAAGAGAACGGTAGTTTTATTTTTGAAGAGAATGCAACCCATAATAATGCCGATATGAATAGTCATGTGGAAGGTTTTGTTGAACGACATGGTAAAAACGAATTTAACTTTCCTGTAGGTCATAACGGTTTTTATAATCCTAAAGCTATCGGAGTGTCGCAACGGGACGATATCGTTTTTAGAGGTACCTATCGTAAGGAAAACTCCAATTCGCAATATCCGCATAGTCAAAAAGAGGAAAATATTCAGTTTGTTGATACGATGCATTACTGGATGTTGGAATGTAATCATGCTGAAATACAAGAACTTCCTTTGAGCTTGTCTATAGACGAAAACCTATTAGAGGCTGATCCGGAATCGGACGGCAATACCGAAATTGCTATTGTTCGTTGGGATAGTGAAGCCCAGCATTGGAAATCATATACGACAATAGTGGATACCGATCAGAAATTAGCGACAGCTATGATAGAACGTGCCGGTATTTTTGCACTGGCAAAGATTAAAAAATCGGATGGTGATGATGAAAACAGTAAAAACAGTGAAATAATTGTTTATAACGGTATTTCTGGAAATAATGATGGAAAAAACGATTTTTTCTTTATTGATGGATTAGAAAAACTGACAGAAAATTCGTTGGAAATATACAACCGATGGGGAGGAAAGGTATTTGATGCGAATCAATATGGCAGTCACGAAAACTGGTTCAGAGGATATTCCAATGTCAAAGGAACTATCGATAAAGGGAAAAAACTTCCATCAGGAACTTACTTTTATGTTTTAACGTATAAAATAGCCAATGGTAAAATTAAAAAGAAAGCAGGATATCTATATATCAATTGA
- a CDS encoding PorP/SprF family type IX secretion system membrane protein, translated as MKKIITIGTTLLCFVCSFAQQDVQYTQYMYNKMAFNPGYTATSGIPSIVGLYRSQWIGIDGAPKNIVLSGQTPIKENRQGIGFTVENDKIGPSSDTRLAFSYAHPVMLSDEIIMSLGVNICGNFMEIDYDKLKILDHTDKELRGKLSQFSPNIGAGAYFYSKKWFAGLSVPDFLETKFYNDIQSSVAKRKMHYYLTGSYSFDLDDMIQFKPGALIKMVPGAPLGVDVSTTFLFNDKLQLGISYRWGNALSFLTGFKIGDFTVGYAYDYSGGTVGTYTSGTHEAFLQFDILKKHAENEDKDLPKHNHNTMTELLQRNKTEEQQDLELKNKPVKTNPTTTTENKQFKNEKHLRKEQAKREKKIKQAQEKALRKEARKKEKVQQSRKEPSKEKSVSKAKKSR; from the coding sequence ATGAAAAAAATTATAACAATAGGAACAACTTTATTGTGTTTCGTCTGTTCGTTTGCACAACAAGATGTTCAGTATACACAATATATGTATAATAAAATGGCTTTTAATCCCGGATATACCGCGACAAGTGGAATACCTAGTATTGTTGGACTCTATAGGTCGCAATGGATAGGGATTGATGGAGCTCCTAAAAATATAGTATTATCAGGACAAACGCCTATAAAAGAAAACCGACAGGGTATTGGATTTACTGTCGAAAATGATAAAATCGGCCCTTCTTCAGATACCCGTTTGGCATTTAGCTATGCGCATCCGGTAATGCTTTCGGACGAAATAATAATGTCGTTGGGAGTAAATATCTGTGGAAATTTTATGGAAATTGACTATGATAAATTAAAAATTCTTGATCATACCGATAAAGAACTAAGAGGGAAATTGTCACAATTCTCGCCAAATATTGGTGCCGGTGCTTACTTTTATTCAAAAAAATGGTTTGCCGGCTTGTCGGTACCGGATTTTTTAGAAACAAAATTTTACAACGATATACAATCGTCGGTAGCTAAAAGAAAAATGCATTATTATCTTACGGGTAGCTACTCGTTTGATTTGGATGATATGATTCAGTTTAAACCGGGAGCATTGATTAAAATGGTTCCGGGAGCACCTTTAGGAGTCGATGTCTCTACAACTTTTCTTTTTAATGATAAACTGCAGTTGGGAATATCTTACAGATGGGGAAATGCACTCAGTTTTTTGACTGGCTTTAAAATTGGCGATTTTACTGTTGGCTATGCATATGACTATAGTGGGGGGACTGTTGGAACGTATACTTCGGGAACGCATGAGGCTTTTTTGCAATTTGATATTTTAAAAAAACATGCTGAAAATGAAGACAAAGATCTGCCGAAACACAACCATAATACGATGACAGAATTGCTTCAGAGGAATAAAACTGAAGAGCAACAGGATCTGGAACTGAAAAATAAACCAGTTAAAACAAATCCGACTACTACCACTGAAAATAAACAGTTTAAAAATGAAAAACACCTTCGAAAAGAACAGGCAAAACGCGAAAAAAAAATAAAGCAAGCCCAGGAGAAGGCACTTAGGAAAGAAGCTCGTAAAAAGGAAAAAGTACAGCAATCGAGAAAAGAACCTTCAAAAGAGAAGTCGGTTAGCAAAGCGAAAAAGAGCCGTTAA
- a CDS encoding AraC family transcriptional regulator: protein MMEDRVFNSIETARCLTNDLVNDAQIIHFQTQRPISKIKAVLNYNMIFFPIKGIKKVIIKRNAIALNNSNYMVFSTGAQFICETSSKENNHIEGVCIMFNNKILNDFLLKYPDFLKVKNNRTVRYLESYLECHKSDFINSCFLPSLQYITHGKAPENICLVKFEEFMLDLFSQNPDTINWFINIICRQKSVIHQIVENNIYKNTSISSMASMCNLSLSTFKRHFMQIYGISPKKYFLKHKMDKAVVLLQTKSKEHIKVYDFLGFNTNESFIKSFKKYHGITPSEYKKSYFLN from the coding sequence ATGATGGAAGATCGTGTATTTAATTCAATTGAAACCGCCCGCTGTCTGACAAATGACCTTGTAAACGATGCACAAATAATTCACTTTCAGACCCAAAGGCCCATATCAAAAATTAAAGCAGTCCTTAATTACAATATGATTTTTTTTCCGATTAAGGGCATTAAAAAAGTAATTATCAAAAGAAATGCTATTGCACTAAACAACAGCAATTATATGGTCTTCTCGACTGGTGCTCAATTTATTTGTGAGACGAGTTCAAAAGAAAATAATCATATTGAAGGTGTCTGCATTATGTTTAATAATAAGATTCTCAACGATTTTCTTTTAAAATATCCGGATTTTCTAAAAGTAAAGAACAACCGTACGGTTCGTTATCTGGAGAGTTACCTGGAATGCCACAAGAGTGATTTTATCAATAGTTGCTTTCTACCTTCTTTACAATATATTACTCATGGTAAAGCTCCAGAAAACATATGCCTTGTAAAATTTGAGGAATTTATGTTGGATTTGTTCAGCCAAAATCCCGATACAATCAACTGGTTTATTAATATTATTTGTCGTCAAAAATCAGTAATACATCAAATTGTAGAGAATAACATATATAAAAACACCAGTATCTCTTCAATGGCATCAATGTGTAATCTCAGCCTTTCTACTTTTAAAAGACATTTCATGCAGATTTACGGAATATCTCCAAAGAAATATTTTTTAAAACACAAAATGGATAAGGCCGTTGTTTTACTTCAAACAAAAAGCAAAGAACATATTAAAGTTTATGATTTTCTGGGATTCAATACCAACGAAAGCTTTATTAAATCTTTTAAAAAGTACCACGGTATTACCCCATCGGAATACAAAAAATCATATTTCCTTAATTAA
- a CDS encoding universal stress protein, which produces METIIIATDFSAEAINAAKYIAKAVTGKTYRLVLYNLYNTSIHAQNARLSAMEIDKMFQTQKNKVNEKASTLSEMYHVEVVAHVVAGNFYDELVKCIQQFKAELVVMGMAERSVEQDLLGNTTTAAISMLKFPVLSIPLGAEYNGIKHILFACDIVRGVHKRVLDRVREVATDYNASVEVFHIREKSEEFTQQQDEKHPMEETLSGIQHTYKNVQSSEIIKAIRDEIVASETDLLIMVPYKYGFWDSMLHKSKTRAMASGSKVPLLSLPL; this is translated from the coding sequence ATGGAAACGATTATCATCGCAACTGATTTTTCAGCCGAAGCTATTAATGCTGCAAAATATATTGCTAAAGCGGTTACCGGAAAAACCTATCGACTTGTACTTTATAATCTGTATAACACTTCTATTCACGCCCAAAATGCACGCTTGTCGGCTATGGAAATCGATAAAATGTTTCAAACACAAAAAAATAAGGTAAACGAAAAAGCAAGTACTCTAAGCGAAATGTACCATGTTGAAGTGGTGGCACATGTAGTAGCGGGTAATTTTTACGATGAATTGGTAAAATGTATACAACAATTTAAGGCCGAATTGGTGGTAATGGGAATGGCCGAAAGATCGGTGGAACAAGATTTGTTGGGCAATACAACCACCGCTGCGATCAGTATGTTGAAATTCCCGGTACTGAGTATTCCTTTGGGAGCCGAATATAACGGCATTAAACATATTCTTTTTGCCTGCGATATCGTGAGAGGCGTGCATAAGAGGGTACTCGACAGAGTACGGGAAGTTGCAACCGATTATAATGCCTCGGTTGAAGTGTTTCATATCCGGGAAAAATCGGAAGAATTCACGCAGCAACAAGACGAAAAACATCCAATGGAAGAAACATTATCCGGAATTCAGCATACCTATAAAAACGTACAGTCGTCTGAAATAATTAAAGCCATTCGGGATGAAATTGTAGCCTCTGAAACGGATTTATTAATTATGGTTCCGTATAAATATGGTTTCTGGGATTCGATGTTACACAAAAGTAAAACCCGAGCGATGGCATCCGGAAGCAAGGTCCCCTTATTATCGCTTCCGTTATAA
- a CDS encoding CusA/CzcA family heavy metal efflux RND transporter, translating to MLTKIIQFSVKNKLAIGIFMLLWVVYGTYEVTRLPIDAVPDITNNQVQIITTAPALGAEDVERLITFPIEQAISNIPKLKESRSISRFGLSVVTVVFDEKADVYWARQQVTERLQQVAIDENANRPEMAPVTTGLGEIYQYVLKPQKGFESKYSLADLRTIQDWTVRRQLLGTPGIADVATFGGKLKQYEVAVNPARLKAHNLTISDVFTALNRSNQNTGGAYIEKGPTVSYIRSVGLARDIKDIENIVIKSTQAGTPVLVKNIAEVKLAAAIRYGALTTDDRGEAVGGIVMMLKGENASNVIDNVKNKVSEIEKILPEGLTIEPFLDRTKMVDNAIGTVEKNLIEGALIVVLVLVLFLGNLRAGLIVASVIPLSMLFAICMMNAFGVSGNLMSLGALDFGLIVDGAVIIVEALLHHLHSEKKYQLRTDISQQEMDREVTGSASRMMNAAVFGQIIILIVYLPILSLQGIEGKMFKPMAQTVAFAILGAFILSLTYVPMVSALFISKKVNHQPNISDRIMTRLEAGYQKLLSRALIFRKGIIAVAIVLFSLAVLLFTRMGGEFIPQLEEGDFAVETRLLLGTNLTTTTETIQKISVALKERYPEVNRVVSRIGSAEIPTDPMPIEGGDMIIVLKNKSEWTSAASFSELAEKMAATVQEVAPGVTTGFQFPVQMRFNELMTGAKQDVVCKIYGENLDKLAQYADQLGAISHSVKGTADLYVEKVTGMPQIVIDYNWAEMAKYGLYVQDINRTVNAAFAGAVAGNIYEGEKRFDLVVRVDATGRKDINDVRNLLVATASGAQIPLYQVASVQEVEGPNQIQREDAKRRIIVGFNVRGRDVQSIVNELQQKVSTQIKFDPGYYVTYGGAFENLQQAKSRLAVAVPVALLLIFGLLYFAFRSFKEGIIIFTAIPLSAIGGVFALILRDMPFSISAGVGFIALFGVAVLNGIVLISEFNRIQKQGEISDPLLLIMTGTKNRLRPVLMTAAVASLGFLPMALSNGAGAEVQRPLATVVIGGLLTATLLTLFVLPAIYLMTYHTKQFQKKMKKNKNNNMLLFLFGFLISGGLWAQEMVPVSLDQSVAIAIKNNKRIRAARHNEQSKEWLRQSAYDIPKTNVDVDYGQFNSQFKDTRFGISQTFNFPTVYSRQKKAFTEGFRAAQAQTQLTEQELKAQVRLWYYELIWLQHKKELLHYADSIYRLMEEKSKLRFKVGETNILEKSASQSARQFYTNQFNMINKDIAIAQRSFNTVLQDSIVYVPEVSIIKMDEKGRFEKSSAENLPAVKVSQYEAESARWRWKTERARMLPDITLGYNNLSITGFQTNASGQEVYYDSNQRFSYINAGISLPLFFGSQSARSKAAKAEWDYYKTQAEAIKTELSAQQLNAAKELEKFRESLQYYESQGLENARTIIDAANSQLNNGDIDYLQWVLVVNQAITIKNEYLDTVNNYNKAVIRVQSLNNF from the coding sequence ATGCTTACAAAAATCATTCAATTTTCAGTTAAAAATAAACTGGCAATTGGGATCTTCATGCTACTATGGGTAGTCTATGGTACCTATGAAGTGACCCGTTTGCCTATCGATGCCGTACCGGACATCACGAACAATCAGGTACAAATTATCACAACGGCACCAGCCTTGGGAGCCGAAGATGTGGAACGGTTGATCACCTTCCCGATCGAACAGGCTATTAGTAATATCCCGAAACTAAAAGAAAGTCGGAGTATTTCCCGCTTTGGGTTGTCGGTTGTTACAGTCGTTTTCGATGAAAAAGCCGATGTGTACTGGGCGCGACAACAGGTTACCGAACGCCTGCAACAAGTAGCTATCGACGAAAATGCCAACCGACCCGAAATGGCACCGGTAACCACCGGATTGGGCGAAATTTACCAGTATGTTCTCAAACCCCAAAAAGGTTTTGAAAGTAAGTATTCACTCGCCGATTTGCGGACCATACAGGATTGGACGGTGAGGAGACAGTTGCTTGGAACACCAGGTATTGCCGATGTCGCAACCTTTGGCGGAAAGCTAAAACAATATGAAGTAGCCGTTAATCCTGCCCGACTCAAAGCACACAATCTAACCATTAGTGATGTTTTTACAGCGCTAAACCGTAGTAATCAGAATACTGGTGGCGCCTATATCGAAAAAGGACCAACCGTTTCCTATATCCGTAGTGTAGGGCTGGCACGGGATATAAAGGATATCGAAAACATTGTGATCAAATCTACTCAGGCCGGAACGCCGGTACTGGTTAAAAACATTGCGGAAGTAAAATTAGCAGCTGCCATCCGTTATGGAGCGTTAACCACAGATGATCGCGGAGAAGCCGTAGGCGGAATCGTGATGATGCTAAAAGGTGAAAATGCCAGTAATGTAATCGATAACGTCAAAAATAAAGTCTCCGAAATCGAAAAAATCCTTCCGGAAGGCCTTACGATTGAACCCTTTCTGGATCGTACCAAAATGGTCGATAATGCTATTGGGACCGTAGAAAAAAACCTTATCGAAGGCGCGCTGATTGTCGTTTTGGTACTCGTTCTCTTTTTAGGAAACCTAAGAGCCGGACTTATTGTCGCTTCGGTAATACCACTTTCGATGCTTTTTGCCATTTGTATGATGAACGCTTTCGGGGTAAGTGGTAACCTGATGAGTCTCGGAGCGCTCGATTTCGGACTGATTGTCGATGGAGCCGTGATCATCGTGGAAGCCCTATTGCATCATTTACATTCGGAAAAAAAATACCAACTACGAACCGATATTTCACAACAGGAAATGGATCGGGAAGTAACCGGATCGGCTTCCCGTATGATGAATGCGGCTGTTTTTGGTCAGATTATTATCCTGATCGTTTATTTGCCAATTCTGTCTTTACAAGGGATTGAAGGGAAAATGTTCAAACCGATGGCGCAAACGGTCGCTTTTGCAATTCTCGGTGCTTTTATCCTGTCGTTAACGTATGTTCCTATGGTTAGCGCACTGTTCATCAGTAAAAAAGTAAACCACCAACCCAATATTTCCGACAGAATAATGACGCGTTTGGAAGCAGGGTATCAAAAACTACTTTCAAGAGCGTTAATTTTCCGAAAAGGAATCATAGCGGTTGCAATCGTTTTGTTTTCGTTGGCAGTATTGTTATTTACCCGAATGGGAGGCGAATTTATCCCACAACTGGAAGAAGGTGATTTTGCCGTCGAAACCCGATTGTTACTCGGAACGAATCTGACTACAACTACCGAAACCATACAGAAAATATCCGTCGCACTAAAGGAACGGTATCCAGAAGTAAACCGGGTAGTATCCCGAATCGGTAGTGCCGAAATACCAACAGATCCGATGCCGATTGAAGGAGGTGATATGATCATTGTACTCAAAAATAAATCAGAGTGGACCAGTGCGGCTTCTTTTTCCGAATTGGCCGAAAAAATGGCAGCTACCGTTCAGGAAGTCGCGCCAGGGGTGACAACGGGTTTCCAGTTTCCGGTGCAAATGCGCTTTAATGAATTGATGACCGGTGCCAAACAGGATGTCGTTTGTAAAATCTATGGAGAGAACCTTGATAAACTGGCACAATATGCCGATCAATTAGGAGCGATTAGCCATAGTGTAAAAGGTACAGCCGATTTATATGTCGAAAAAGTAACCGGTATGCCACAAATTGTGATCGATTATAACTGGGCCGAAATGGCCAAATACGGACTGTATGTTCAGGATATTAACCGTACGGTGAATGCTGCATTTGCCGGTGCCGTGGCCGGGAATATTTATGAAGGCGAAAAGCGTTTTGATCTGGTCGTACGGGTCGATGCCACCGGACGAAAAGACATTAACGACGTTCGGAATCTTCTGGTAGCTACGGCTTCCGGAGCGCAGATTCCGTTATATCAGGTAGCCTCGGTTCAGGAAGTGGAAGGGCCAAATCAGATTCAACGGGAAGATGCCAAACGCCGGATTATTGTAGGATTTAATGTGCGTGGTCGCGATGTACAGAGTATTGTAAACGAGCTGCAACAAAAAGTAAGCACCCAAATTAAATTTGATCCGGGGTATTATGTGACTTATGGCGGTGCTTTCGAAAACCTGCAACAGGCAAAAAGCCGATTAGCGGTAGCGGTTCCGGTGGCATTACTGTTAATCTTCGGACTATTGTATTTTGCTTTCCGATCGTTTAAGGAAGGGATTATCATTTTTACGGCCATACCGCTATCGGCTATCGGTGGCGTATTTGCACTGATCTTACGGGATATGCCGTTTAGTATTTCGGCCGGAGTTGGTTTTATCGCGCTTTTTGGGGTGGCGGTTCTAAATGGAATTGTACTGATTTCAGAGTTTAACCGAATTCAAAAGCAGGGCGAAATTTCGGATCCATTACTACTGATCATGACCGGTACCAAAAACAGGTTGCGACCGGTGTTGATGACCGCAGCGGTGGCTTCCTTAGGATTCCTACCCATGGCATTGAGTAATGGTGCCGGTGCCGAAGTACAACGTCCGCTGGCTACGGTGGTTATCGGCGGATTGCTAACCGCTACTTTGTTAACCTTATTTGTATTACCAGCCATTTATTTAATGACCTATCATACGAAACAATTTCAAAAGAAAATGAAAAAAAATAAAAACAATAATATGCTCCTATTCTTGTTCGGATTTTTGATTTCCGGAGGATTATGGGCGCAGGAAATGGTTCCGGTTTCGCTGGACCAATCGGTTGCCATTGCGATCAAAAACAATAAACGAATCCGGGCAGCGCGACATAACGAACAATCGAAAGAATGGTTACGCCAGTCGGCTTACGATATCCCGAAAACCAATGTGGATGTCGACTACGGCCAATTTAATAGTCAGTTTAAAGATACCCGTTTTGGGATAAGCCAGACGTTTAATTTTCCAACGGTATATTCCCGGCAAAAGAAAGCATTCACAGAAGGGTTTCGGGCGGCTCAGGCACAAACACAACTTACGGAGCAAGAGTTAAAAGCGCAGGTGCGCCTATGGTATTATGAGCTAATCTGGCTACAACATAAAAAAGAGTTATTGCATTATGCCGACAGTATTTATCGTTTGATGGAAGAGAAGTCGAAACTACGGTTTAAAGTTGGCGAAACGAATATATTAGAGAAAAGTGCCTCGCAATCGGCACGACAGTTTTATACGAATCAATTCAATATGATCAATAAGGATATTGCGATTGCACAGCGATCGTTTAATACGGTTTTGCAGGATAGTATTGTATATGTTCCGGAGGTTTCCATAATAAAAATGGACGAAAAAGGAAGGTTTGAAAAATCATCTGCCGAAAATCTTCCGGCGGTAAAGGTATCGCAATACGAAGCCGAAAGTGCCCGTTGGCGTTGGAAAACAGAACGCGCCAGAATGTTACCGGATATCACGTTAGGGTATAATAATCTTAGTATTACCGGTTTTCAGACCAATGCGTCGGGACAGGAAGTCTATTACGATAGCAACCAACGGTTTAGTTATATAAATGCCGGGATAAGTCTGCCGTTGTTTTTCGGAAGTCAGTCGGCGCGTAGTAAAGCTGCCAAAGCCGAATGGGATTATTATAAAACGCAGGCGGAAGCCATAAAAACGGAACTTTCGGCACAACAACTCAACGCCGCGAAAGAACTGGAAAAATTCCGGGAAAGTTTACAATATTATGAATCACAGGGACTTGAAAATGCCCGAACAATCATCGATGCGGCAAACAGTCAGTTAAATAATGGGGATATCGATTACCTGCAATGGGTATTGGTAGTCAATCAGGCCATCACCATAAAAAATGAATACCTCGATACGGTCAATAATTACAATAAGGCTGTGATTCGGGTACAATCTTTAAACAACTTTTAA
- a CDS encoding efflux RND transporter periplasmic adaptor subunit, which produces MKKYSISIVAFVFLTLISCSKKETETSKDATPPTPGIVKLSAAQVQNAAITVGQPSEKELSGVLSLQGTVTVPPQSRVDVTFPLGGYIRKTNVMPGMHVKKGQVLAQIEDMQYIQMQQDYLTAKEKYNLTVMEYNRQKELNAKKASSDKLFEQITSERETQRIAMTSLGQKLSLLGIDTRRLSTATISKSIAIVSPVNGLVSKVNINIGKYVGPTEMLFELVDIQDVVLSFTAFEKDIAYLQAGQKLEVYTNDQPDRKYRATIAYINQALNQDRAAEVICKLESYQPALFPGLFVNGTIQVRYTKALTVPEASVVDWKGKKYVFEAQPDNRFAMIPVAAGIAQDGLQQIVSDKIHSGSNLVIQNAYTLLMKTMNSGEE; this is translated from the coding sequence ATGAAAAAGTATAGCATCTCCATAGTCGCATTCGTATTTTTGACATTGATTTCCTGTAGTAAAAAGGAAACCGAAACATCAAAAGATGCCACACCACCTACGCCGGGCATTGTAAAGCTGAGTGCCGCACAGGTTCAAAATGCCGCAATAACGGTAGGACAACCTTCAGAAAAAGAACTTAGTGGCGTGCTGTCCTTACAGGGAACCGTAACCGTACCGCCACAAAGTCGCGTGGACGTAACGTTTCCGTTGGGTGGTTATATCCGTAAAACAAACGTAATGCCGGGTATGCATGTCAAAAAAGGACAAGTACTGGCGCAAATCGAAGACATGCAATATATCCAGATGCAACAGGATTATCTTACGGCTAAAGAAAAATACAATCTGACCGTAATGGAATACAACCGTCAGAAAGAATTGAATGCTAAAAAAGCCAGTAGTGACAAACTGTTCGAGCAAATTACAAGTGAACGCGAAACCCAGCGGATTGCGATGACTTCATTGGGGCAAAAACTTTCGTTACTGGGAATCGATACCAGACGATTGTCTACCGCTACCATCAGTAAGTCCATTGCCATTGTATCGCCGGTAAACGGACTGGTGTCGAAAGTAAATATCAATATCGGAAAATATGTCGGACCAACAGAAATGTTATTTGAATTGGTCGATATACAGGATGTCGTACTGTCTTTTACTGCTTTTGAAAAAGATATTGCCTATCTGCAAGCCGGGCAAAAGCTGGAAGTCTACACGAATGATCAGCCGGATCGGAAGTACCGGGCGACGATCGCGTATATTAATCAAGCCTTGAATCAGGATCGCGCTGCTGAGGTGATTTGTAAACTGGAATCCTACCAGCCGGCTTTATTTCCGGGACTTTTTGTAAACGGTACCATTCAGGTGCGCTATACAAAAGCACTTACCGTTCCGGAAGCTAGTGTGGTGGATTGGAAAGGAAAAAAATACGTTTTTGAGGCACAACCGGATAATCGTTTTGCAATGATTCCGGTAGCTGCAGGAATTGCACAGGATGGATTACAACAAATTGTATCCGATAAAATCCATTCGGGTTCCAACCTGGTCATCCAAAATGCTTATACGCTGCTGATGAAAACGATGAATAGCGGAGAAGAATAA
- a CDS encoding LysR substrate-binding domain-containing protein produces MELRQLKYFIKAKELLNFTAAAEALNISQSTLSQQIKQLEIELDTPLFNRIGKRITLTEAGALFYSYALQTVNKANSGLTLLKDLGELKTGDLSIGVTYGLRHLLTPALIAFLSDYPGVTVKVYFGTSEELHDKLIGLHLDLVLAFEEIVADENLTYTLLFESPLCLVAALNSPLAAKKEIDLTEIRQLPIVLPAAGYSTRKFVGDIFAKHNIHPKISAEINDIPTLLDLVKSGKWYTILAKTTVAIDKELAIIPINKINMTRRAMIITHQDAYQKKAARYFLERLTAPLSNFGI; encoded by the coding sequence ATGGAACTACGTCAACTGAAATATTTTATAAAGGCCAAGGAGTTACTCAATTTTACCGCTGCCGCCGAAGCGCTTAATATCAGTCAGAGTACGTTGTCGCAACAGATTAAACAACTGGAGATCGAACTCGACACACCTTTGTTTAACCGGATCGGCAAACGGATTACACTCACCGAAGCCGGAGCTCTTTTTTACAGTTATGCACTGCAAACCGTTAACAAAGCCAATAGCGGATTAACCCTATTAAAAGACCTCGGCGAACTTAAAACCGGCGATCTCTCTATTGGCGTGACCTATGGATTGCGCCATCTGCTCACACCGGCATTAATTGCCTTTCTGAGCGATTACCCTGGTGTTACTGTAAAAGTGTACTTTGGTACTTCGGAAGAATTACACGACAAACTGATCGGTTTGCATTTGGATCTGGTTCTGGCTTTTGAAGAAATCGTAGCCGATGAAAACCTGACGTATACACTGTTGTTCGAATCGCCATTGTGTTTGGTTGCGGCATTAAATAGTCCGCTGGCCGCTAAAAAAGAAATTGATTTGACTGAAATACGTCAATTGCCAATTGTATTACCGGCAGCTGGTTACAGTACCCGGAAGTTTGTGGGTGACATCTTTGCGAAGCACAACATTCATCCGAAAATATCGGCCGAAATCAATGATATTCCCACTTTACTCGACTTGGTAAAATCCGGAAAATGGTATACCATTCTGGCGAAAACCACCGTTGCGATCGACAAAGAACTGGCCATTATTCCGATTAATAAAATCAATATGACCCGACGTGCGATGATCATCACACATCAGGATGCCTATCAGAAAAAAGCCGCCCGTTATTTTCTGGAACGACTCACGGCACCGCTTTCCAATTTCGGTATATAA